A window from Leptothermofonsia sichuanensis E412 encodes these proteins:
- a CDS encoding metallophosphoesterase family protein — translation MHSWRSLPRFLMVSITGFFLALGLHACQPASTSQAPVTPAEPAVTTPQPAAPTASPLPPETAAIAASAGPRGLFDPPRGDVRFLVISDLNDVYGSTHYPPEVDKGMKLIPFWKPDMVLCSGDMVAGQDPTLTDERLRAMWNAFDDHVAAPLRQANLPYGFTIGNHDASAALGVTGKFLFQRERNVAAEYWKDPAHNPGVQFVDRFEFPFYYTFEFQDIFFLVWDGSSHHIPPDKLAWVEKALSSEQAQKAKMRILLGHLPLYAVAIGRNEPSEVMENADQLRAMLEKYRVHTYISGHHHAYYPAHRGNLQLLHMGILGAGPRPLVDGTPPRKALTVVDVKFNSPELTTYTTYDIQTLQLIEYKELPRFLTGHNGIVMRRDVPWSELTAEEKATCINKLGSQRCTA, via the coding sequence ATGCATTCCTGGCGATCGCTTCCCCGCTTTTTGATGGTAAGCATTACCGGATTTTTCCTGGCACTGGGTCTGCACGCCTGCCAGCCTGCAAGTACATCCCAGGCTCCCGTCACCCCAGCAGAACCAGCAGTGACAACTCCCCAGCCAGCCGCTCCAACCGCTTCACCCCTGCCCCCAGAAACGGCGGCGATCGCGGCCAGTGCTGGACCCAGGGGCCTATTTGACCCGCCCCGGGGAGATGTCCGGTTTCTGGTGATCAGTGACCTGAATGATGTCTATGGGTCAACCCACTATCCCCCTGAGGTGGATAAGGGCATGAAGCTGATTCCCTTCTGGAAGCCTGACATGGTCTTATGCAGCGGAGATATGGTGGCCGGGCAGGATCCGACCCTGACCGATGAGCGCCTGCGGGCGATGTGGAATGCATTTGATGACCATGTGGCGGCTCCCCTGCGTCAGGCAAACCTGCCCTATGGCTTCACCATTGGTAATCACGATGCCTCTGCCGCCCTGGGCGTGACCGGGAAATTTCTGTTCCAGCGGGAACGGAACGTGGCCGCTGAATACTGGAAAGACCCGGCACACAATCCCGGTGTTCAATTTGTTGATCGGTTTGAGTTTCCTTTCTATTACACCTTTGAGTTTCAAGATATTTTCTTTCTGGTCTGGGATGGGTCATCCCATCACATTCCCCCAGACAAACTGGCCTGGGTGGAAAAGGCCCTGTCCAGTGAGCAGGCACAAAAGGCTAAGATGCGGATTTTGTTAGGGCATTTGCCGCTGTATGCAGTGGCGATCGGCCGCAATGAGCCATCTGAGGTGATGGAAAACGCCGATCAACTGCGGGCAATGCTGGAAAAATACCGGGTTCATACCTATATCAGCGGGCATCACCACGCCTACTATCCGGCCCATCGAGGCAACCTGCAACTCCTGCACATGGGTATTTTGGGTGCAGGTCCCCGCCCTCTGGTAGATGGCACCCCCCCCCGTAAAGCCTTGACCGTTGTAGACGTTAAGTTCAATTCCCCTGAGCTGACCACCTATACCACCTACGATATCCAGACCTTGCAACTGATTGAATATAAAGAACTGCCCCGCTTCCTGACTGGACACAATGGCATTGTGATGCGACGGGATGTGCCGTGGAGTGAGTTGACGGCTGAGGAAAAAGCTACCTGCATCAATAAACTGGGTAGCCAGCGATGTACGGCTTGA
- a CDS encoding WcaF family extracellular polysaccharide biosynthesis acetyltransferase has product MQLNEYTLGDYTPGAPLWKQLSWYYLGDPLVRSRWLPFSAIKVWILRRFGAQIGQGVRIKPGVQIKFPWRLSVGDYVWIGENAWLDNVAPITLESHVCISQGVYLCTGNHDWQHPEFKLIPDSIRIERGSWIAANAVVGPGVRVGEGAVLCLGSVTGRSLQPMTIYAGNPAQPIKERTFSKPDNPLE; this is encoded by the coding sequence ATGCAACTGAACGAATATACCCTGGGGGATTACACACCCGGTGCCCCCCTCTGGAAACAACTTTCCTGGTATTACCTGGGTGACCCCCTTGTCCGTAGCCGTTGGCTTCCATTTTCTGCCATCAAGGTCTGGATACTCCGCAGGTTTGGGGCGCAAATTGGGCAGGGTGTGCGCATTAAACCCGGGGTGCAGATCAAGTTTCCCTGGCGGCTAAGCGTGGGTGACTATGTCTGGATTGGCGAAAACGCCTGGTTGGATAATGTGGCACCGATTACGCTAGAAAGTCATGTCTGTATTTCTCAGGGTGTTTATCTTTGCACTGGCAATCATGACTGGCAACATCCCGAGTTTAAGCTGATACCAGACTCAATCAGGATTGAGCGGGGAAGTTGGATTGCGGCGAATGCAGTGGTGGGTCCTGGGGTCAGGGTAGGAGAAGGAGCTGTGCTGTGCCTGGGAAGTGTTACCGGGCGATCGCTGCAACCCATGACCATTTATGCTGGCAACCCGGCACAACCCATCAAAGAACGCACATTTAGCAAACCTGACAACCCGCTTGAATAG